In a genomic window of Zingiber officinale cultivar Zhangliang chromosome 9B, Zo_v1.1, whole genome shotgun sequence:
- the LOC122023275 gene encoding protein GLUTAMINE DUMPER 2-like encodes MPNGSGFRSISVEAPIMPPSGSPHSLWHSPVPYLFVCLGSMTGLIAFAMLVLAYSHRKFASSHFDSAAGRDYDEENLRDDTALDDGRRLVIMAGDRVATFIAVPISRADANSHDDGEGSPEESAVTLQIYVRTQQSDMPTWETMEDNC; translated from the coding sequence ATGCCTAACGGCTCAGGTTTCCGCTCCATCTCCGTGGAGGCGCCGATCATGCCCCCCAGCGGCAGCCCGCACTCCCTGTGGCACTCGCCCGTGCCCTACCTCTTCGTTTGCCTCGGGTCGATGACCGGCCTTATCGCCTTCGCCATGCTTGTCCTCGCCTACTCTCATCGGAAATTCGCCTCCTCCCACTTCGATTCGGCCGCCGGAAGGGACTACGACGAAGAAAATCTTCGCGATGACACAGCCTTGGACGACGGACGCCGCCTCGTCATCATGGCCGGCGACCGCGTGGCCACCTTCATTGCCGTCCCAATTTCCCGTGCCGATGCAAACTCCCATGACGACGGCGAGGGTTCGCCGGAGGAGTCTGCTGTGACTTTACAAATTTATGTTCGTACTCAACAATCCGACATGCCGACGTGGGAGACGATGGAAGACAATTGCTAG